Part of the Propioniciclava sp. MC1595 genome is shown below.
GCCACGCGGCAGAAGGAGCCTAAGAAGGTGGTGCTGAAGCCGAATACTCGGTGGCGCTCAACGACGAGAACACGCGCACGAACAAGTGGTGCTCAACGGCAATACCGGTGGTGCTCCGAGACACCAATACTCACCCCTGTGTCACGCTTCAGTGTCGCGCCGTGCTGATGCACACGTGCAATCGTGGAGTCGATCGAGACGACCCAGTCGATCTTCCCGGCGGCGTCGGCCTGCTTCTGCACCTCGGCCAGCAGCTTCTCCCAGGTGCCGTCCTCGGCCCACCGGTTGAACCGCTTGTAGATCGAGTTCCACTTACCGAACCGCTCCGGCACGTCCCGCCACGGCGCCCCGGTGCGGTACTTCCACGCCATCCCCTCGACCGCGAGGCGATGATCCGTCCACGGCCTCGACCTCCCGGTCACCGTCGGCATCAACGGCTCCATCACGGCCCACACCTCGTCAGAGATCTCCTGTCGCGTCACCGTTCAAGACTCACCCACCGAGGAGCGAAACCTCTTGATCAACACGGCCTAGGTGCTGAACCGCCTCTGCGAGAGCGCCCCGCCTGCCTGAGCTACGGCTCGGGTGGGCGGGGCGTTTTTCGTTGTCCGGCTACTTGCCGAGCGCCTTCCGCGCTCGGGGCCGAGTTAGGCTGTCAACTTGGCTGTCAGAACGGCCTTTTGCGCGTGCTGCCTAGGGGTCGCCAGTGGTTTCCTAAACCATGTGTCGGAGGTTCGAATCCTCCCGGGGCCGCCACCTGAATATCCGCTTTGGCTACAAGATTCACCAGATTCGGCCAGCACCGACCGGGCGAAGACGCGGGGGTCACGTCGGCGAGGGCGGCTTTCGACGGAGATGCTCGATCTCGCGGCGTAGTTCGAGGTTCTCGGCACGCAGCAACAGCACTTGCCCGACCCCTGCGAGGTTGAGCCCAGCAGCAAGCAGGCTCGCGATTTCGCCAATCCGCTCCAGTTCCCGAGTGCTGTAACGACGAGTTCCACCCTCGGTGCGGTGGGGCTCGATCAAGCCCTTCTGCTCGTAGATGCGAAGCATTTGAGGGTTCACCCCGGTCACTTCCGCGGCGACGGAGATCGAGTACAGGGCCCGGTCGGTGTTCAGATCCACCATGGCGCACCTCCGAGTCCGAGACGCCTGTCCTCTGCTACCGGCGTGATCCGGACCGGGCCAGGCACGATGGGGGGCTGTTCGAGGATCCAGGGCGGTGGGGGGATCCTGGCCGCCAGCCGCGGGGACCGGCGCAAGAGCCGGGGTGATACGCGCTCGGCCGGATCGGAGCGCTTCGACACGTCGGGATGGTTTTTCCGAGCCAGCCGTCGATAGGACGCTCTGATAGTCCGCCGGTCACTGCCCGGAAGGACACCCAGCAACCGCAGCGCCTCCGCTCGCTTCCCCTCCATGACTCCCCGATCCGACCTTCCCCGACTTCTTCGACGTGCTGCTTGACATCTTTGCACAGGCCAACCAAAATCTGAAGTCTCTAGTTTAGATAATCTGAAGAGTACCGGCGCAGTGCTCTTCAGATCACACGGTTAGGAGGAAGAACCCATGTTGATGCGCACCGATCCGTTCCGGGACTTCGACCGTCTGGCCGAGGCCATGTTGGGCACGCGCGCCCGCCCGGCCGCCATGCCCATGACGGCCTACCGGGACGATGGCTCGTTTGTGGTCGACCTCGACCTGCCAGGGGTCTCGGCCGACTCGATCGACCTGATGGTGGAGCAGAACGTGCTCACTGTTCACGCGGAGCGCAAGCCCCCCGCCGGTGACACCGAGCGCATCGTGGACGAGCGCAGCTACGGGGTGTTCAGCCGTCAGCTCTTCCTGGGCGAGACGCTGGACGCCGACCAGCTCTCCGCCAACTACGACGCAGGCGTGCTCACGATCCGGATTCCCATCGCCGAGAAGGCCAAGCCACGCAAGGTCGAGATCACGTCCGGCGATTCCGCCAAGGAGATCAGCGCCTGAACGGACACCGCATTCTGGAGTCCTCAGGGGGTCGGGATGCGTCCCGACCCCCTGAAGTCCGACCAACGCCCCACAGGAAGGAGAGAAATGTACCCGTCCAAGGAAGCTCATGAACTTGCGATCCTCCTCCGCATCAGCCGCGAGCTCGACATCGTCGGAGACGTCACCGCCACCGTCGAGTCGCCCTCAGAGCTCCTCGCTTGGACGCTTATCCTTCACAAACCCCAGGTTCTGGCCTGGCGCGCCACCCACTCGGGCCACCGCTACATCCAAGTGACGGCGCACCGCTCCAAGGCGCCCATCCGCGGCCACATCACCGCCATCCTCCACTGCGAACGTCACCCGGAATTCTGGGAGGCGCTCTCCTTGGCCAGTCTCAACCCGGGGGACCGCCGTGAGCTCGCCCCCGGGACGCTCTCTGAGGGATGGGCCATCATGCCACTCACCCCGGAATCCTCCGGACAAGAGGCGCCACCCCAACCGCCTCAGCCCTGAACTCGGCTGGCGGCCAGCCGGCCCAACGCCTCGGCGCGCTCGACACGGAGGTCGACCAGCGGGTCCGGGTAGTCGCCGCGTGCCTGGGCGGGGAGCTTCCACGGCTGGTGGACGGCCGACCCCGGGATGCCGCGTAGTTCGGGGACCCAGCGGCGCACGTAGTCACCCTCGGGGTCGAAGCGCTCGCCCTGCAGCGTGGGGTTGAACACCCGGAAGTAGGGGGCCGCGTCGGTGCCGGTGCCGGCGACCCATTGCCAGCCGTGCTGGTTGGAGGCCAGGTCGGCGTCCGCGAGGTGCGTCAGGAAGTGCTCGGCCCCCACCTGCCAGCGTGTGTGCAGGTGTTTGACCAGGAAGCTGGCCGTCACCATCCGCACACGGTTGTGCACCCACCCCTCGCCCAGCAGTTGGCGCATGCCCGCGTCCACGATGGGGTACCCGGTGCGTCCCTGTTTCCAGGCCGCGACGCGGTCGGGAACTTCGTCGTAGGCAAGGTCGGCGAGGGAGTGGTTCAGGTCGTCCGTCGCCGAAGCCGGGTGGTGGTGCAGCACGTCGGCATAGAACTCGCGCCACGCCAGCTCGGTCCGGAAACGATCCGCC
Proteins encoded:
- a CDS encoding IS5 family transposase; the encoded protein is MTRQEISDEVWAVMEPLMPTVTGRSRPWTDHRLAVEGMAWKYRTGAPWRDVPERFGKWNSIYKRFNRWAEDGTWEKLLAEVQKQADAAGKIDWVVSIDSTIARVHQHGATLKRDTGVSIGVSEHHRYCR
- a CDS encoding MerR family transcriptional regulator, yielding MDLNTDRALYSISVAAEVTGVNPQMLRIYEQKGLIEPHRTEGGTRRYSTRELERIGEIASLLAAGLNLAGVGQVLLLRAENLELRREIEHLRRKPPSPT
- a CDS encoding DnaJ domain-containing protein, which gives rise to MEGKRAEALRLLGVLPGSDRRTIRASYRRLARKNHPDVSKRSDPAERVSPRLLRRSPRLAARIPPPPWILEQPPIVPGPVRITPVAEDRRLGLGGAPWWI
- a CDS encoding Hsp20/alpha crystallin family protein, which gives rise to MLMRTDPFRDFDRLAEAMLGTRARPAAMPMTAYRDDGSFVVDLDLPGVSADSIDLMVEQNVLTVHAERKPPAGDTERIVDERSYGVFSRQLFLGETLDADQLSANYDAGVLTIRIPIAEKAKPRKVEITSGDSAKEISA